The Prochlorococcus sp. MIT 1300 genome has a window encoding:
- the rodA gene encoding rod shape-determining protein RodA, with amino-acid sequence MFARLERRTKAYFYRRSGFTKKLEENDLILWGCSIFLVALAGILIASTQRQANYADWYQHWITAGVGVFLAIQLQRIPLHLIRPLLIPIYCLTSFSLIAVRIIGSSALGAQRWINIGGFNVQPSEFAKLAAILLLAAVLERFPIGKAIDLLRPISVISMPWLLVFIQPDLGTSLVFGAVLIAMLYWAGMPLEWVFLSFSPLITAVFSGIFPWALLVWIPLIVFLAYRSFFNRLAASWITILLQIVVAFSTPWIWNNLLKDYQRDRLILFLDPSKDPLGGGYHLLQSSVGIGSGGIFGTGLLQGQLTKLRFIPEQHTDFIFSALGEETGFVGTIFVLVVFLLFIWRLLKIARQARTDFESLVVVGIGTMLMFQVIVNISMTIGLGPVTGIPLPFLSYGRSALLTNFLALGFCLSVSRSSRTISRNW; translated from the coding sequence ATGTTTGCCAGGCTTGAAAGACGAACTAAAGCATATTTCTACCGGCGAAGCGGCTTTACAAAAAAGTTGGAAGAAAACGATTTAATTCTATGGGGATGCTCGATATTTCTTGTTGCCTTAGCCGGTATCTTGATTGCTAGTACTCAAAGACAGGCTAACTATGCTGATTGGTATCAACACTGGATAACTGCTGGAGTAGGAGTCTTTTTAGCTATCCAACTTCAGAGAATTCCTTTGCATCTTATTCGCCCATTATTAATTCCAATTTATTGCTTAACAAGCTTTAGCTTGATAGCTGTCAGAATCATTGGCTCATCAGCTCTTGGAGCTCAACGTTGGATAAACATAGGAGGTTTTAATGTTCAACCTTCTGAATTCGCAAAATTAGCTGCAATTCTGTTACTTGCAGCAGTTTTAGAACGTTTTCCTATTGGGAAGGCTATAGATCTTTTAAGGCCTATTAGTGTGATTTCGATGCCTTGGCTGCTGGTATTTATTCAGCCTGACTTGGGGACTTCTCTTGTGTTTGGTGCTGTTCTAATTGCAATGCTTTATTGGGCAGGAATGCCATTGGAATGGGTTTTCCTTTCTTTTTCTCCATTGATAACGGCAGTTTTTTCAGGGATATTTCCATGGGCTTTGTTGGTTTGGATACCTTTGATCGTTTTTCTTGCCTATAGATCTTTCTTTAATAGACTTGCGGCAAGTTGGATCACTATTTTATTGCAGATAGTTGTTGCTTTTAGTACGCCCTGGATTTGGAATAACCTTCTGAAGGATTATCAACGTGATCGCTTAATTCTTTTTTTGGATCCTTCGAAGGACCCGTTAGGGGGTGGATATCACTTATTGCAAAGCTCAGTTGGAATTGGTTCTGGCGGTATATTTGGTACAGGCTTATTGCAGGGTCAACTTACAAAGTTGAGGTTTATTCCTGAACAACACACCGACTTTATTTTTAGTGCTCTAGGAGAAGAAACTGGTTTTGTTGGAACTATTTTTGTTTTAGTGGTATTTCTACTTTTTATTTGGCGTCTCTTGAAAATTGCGAGGCAAGCTCGGACTGATTTTGAATCTCTCGTAGTAGTTGGGATTGGAACAATGTTGATGTTTCAGGTAATAGTGAATATATCTATGACAATAGGTCTTGGCCCTGTGACTGGTATACCGCTTCCGTTTTTGAGTTATGGGCGCTCAGCTTTGTTGACAAATTTTTTAGCGCTTGGTTTTTGCCTTTCCGTTTCTCGTAGTTCACGCACTATCAGTAGAAACTGGTGA
- a CDS encoding sensor histidine kinase, which produces MNDFITHSAIRERMSDGVLQGRVDDSIVRRLWWAALETLQEDILLPMELSAGLWVASPLPALYDSRLLEQLQGWVWAPDQLEGFLLPQGGLLPPAQVRTVKEETHLGFGSYKCFPLREDDGQDPLLLIITSELQVALAIKGEPGKRQLLMRSDPETLSDLLAMLDKRLNQEDPQEALALRDKLSSLGRLKSNLDLEKIFWPLVSERLAGMAPSLTLQPLQETSSSNPSNEEISSELTLLEALTHEVRTPLSTIRTLIRSLLRRKDLPEVVFTRLKQIDVECTQQIDRFGLIFNAAELQRQPSSEKSLLARTDLGEMLVMLNPVWSQQLESRGQTLLLDITPDLPQVLSDSERLEPMLGGLIDRCSRGLPSGSSLSLLLRAAGHRLKLQILTHVPNASKNSSSDNFSNSELGPVLSWNPNTGSLQLSQAATQRMLASLGGRLTHRRDRDLTIFFPIEHEN; this is translated from the coding sequence GTGAACGATTTCATTACTCATAGTGCCATTCGCGAAAGAATGTCAGATGGTGTCCTCCAGGGTCGCGTAGATGATTCCATTGTCCGGAGGCTTTGGTGGGCAGCTCTTGAAACCTTGCAGGAAGACATATTGCTTCCTATGGAGCTAAGTGCAGGGTTATGGGTGGCTTCGCCTTTGCCTGCGCTATATGACTCCAGACTCCTAGAGCAATTACAAGGATGGGTGTGGGCGCCTGATCAATTAGAGGGCTTCCTTTTGCCGCAAGGGGGTTTGTTGCCCCCTGCGCAAGTGCGGACTGTGAAGGAAGAAACTCATTTGGGCTTTGGTTCTTATAAATGTTTCCCTCTTCGAGAGGATGATGGCCAAGATCCACTTTTATTGATTATTACCTCTGAGCTGCAAGTAGCCCTTGCAATAAAAGGTGAACCTGGCAAAAGGCAGTTGCTTATGCGGAGTGACCCAGAAACTTTGAGTGATTTGCTTGCCATGCTTGATAAGCGACTGAATCAGGAGGACCCACAAGAAGCATTGGCATTGAGGGACAAACTTTCCAGCTTAGGTCGCTTGAAAAGCAACTTGGATTTAGAAAAGATCTTTTGGCCATTAGTGTCTGAGCGATTGGCAGGCATGGCTCCCAGCTTGACTTTGCAGCCTCTTCAAGAGACTTCTTCCTCGAATCCATCAAATGAAGAAATCAGCTCTGAATTAACACTTTTGGAGGCTCTTACACATGAAGTCCGAACTCCTCTTTCGACTATTAGGACTCTTATAAGGTCTTTGCTTAGAAGGAAAGATCTTCCTGAGGTGGTTTTCACTCGACTTAAGCAGATTGACGTTGAATGTACCCAGCAAATCGATAGGTTTGGTCTCATTTTTAATGCTGCGGAGTTGCAAAGACAGCCGTCTTCCGAGAAATCTCTTTTAGCTCGCACTGATTTAGGGGAAATGCTTGTGATGCTCAATCCGGTTTGGAGCCAGCAGCTAGAAAGCCGTGGACAGACTCTTTTACTTGATATCACTCCAGATTTGCCTCAGGTTCTTAGTGACTCTGAAAGATTGGAGCCGATGTTAGGTGGTTTGATTGATCGCTGTAGTCGAGGTCTTCCTTCTGGTAGCAGTCTTTCTTTGCTTCTAAGAGCCGCTGGTCATCGTTTGAAGCTTCAAATTCTGACTCATGTCCCTAATGCAAGCAAGAACAGTTCTTCCGACAATTTTTCCAATTCTGAACTTGGTCCAGTTTTAAGTTGGAATCCAAATACAGGAAGCTTGCAATTGAGTCAAGCAGCTACTCAAAGAATGCTTGCGAGCTTGGGAGGAAGGCTGACACATCGCAGAGACAGGGATTTGACGATTTTCTTTCCAATAGAACATGAGAATTGA
- a CDS encoding photosystem I reaction center subunit II translates to MTEALKGNLPQCIGSTGGLLNSAETEEKYAITWSSSKAQAFELPTGGAAIMNEGDNLMYFARKEQCLALGTQLRTFKPRIDDYKIYRIFPGGDTEFLHPKDGVFPEKVNEGRPIVNHNARRIGENPNPASIKFTGKNTHDA, encoded by the coding sequence ATGACAGAAGCACTAAAAGGAAATCTCCCACAGTGCATCGGCAGTACAGGAGGACTTCTAAACTCCGCTGAGACTGAAGAGAAATACGCAATCACCTGGTCCAGTTCAAAAGCTCAGGCTTTTGAACTGCCTACCGGGGGCGCGGCAATCATGAATGAGGGTGACAACCTCATGTATTTTGCTCGTAAAGAGCAATGCCTTGCTTTAGGTACTCAACTACGTACCTTTAAGCCAAGGATTGACGATTACAAGATTTACCGCATTTTCCCTGGTGGTGACACAGAGTTTCTTCACCCCAAAGATGGTGTGTTCCCTGAAAAAGTTAATGAGGGAAGGCCTATCGTGAATCACAATGCTCGTCGCATTGGTGAAAACCCTAACCCTGCCAGTATTAAGTTCACTGGTAAGAATACCCACGACGCCTGA